Genomic segment of Streptomyces sp. NA02950:
CGTTCGCCCGTCTACGAGCTGGGCAATCAGCTCAATCTGCCGCCTTCGTACCTGCTCATCCACCGGGTCACGCTGAGCACGATCGGAGTGCTGTGCCAGCTGGGCGCCACGGTGCGGCTGCGGGACGAACTGGAGGCATGGGTGCCCGGCTTCGCCGCCGACGTGGGGGACGACCCGGAGGAGGAGGCGAAGGCGGCGGAGACCTCGGCCTGAGACGGCCGGGCCCGGGCCCTCACCACCAGGGGAAGTCGAGCCGCCCTTCGATCTCTCTGAGGTCGGCACGGGCACAGTCGTCGCAGAAGTAGCGGCGGGCGCCGTTCTCGAGGGAGCAGGTCCACGTCAACGGCGCACCATCGGCATGAGCACCGCAGCGGGCGCAGACGAGGGTCAGGGTGTCCGATTGCACCGGTTCCGATGTCTTCTGGTCCACCCGGTGACGATAACTCCGCCGACAGGGCCCAGCGGGCAAACGCGCCCTCTCACCCCCGTCCGGGGGGAAGCCGAAGGGCCGGTCCGATCGGACCGGCCCCTGGTGTTCTGTTTCATTTCTCAGTGCATGACCGCCATGGCCAGAGCGCGGCGGGCACGGAGCGAGGCACGCTCGGCCTTGCGCTGCATCCGGCGGGCGGCGGCGAGCCGGAGGGCCCTGCGTTCGGACTCGGCCTCGCGCAGCCGCTCATGCATATGGGCACGAGCCAGGGCTTCTGGGATGAGTTGCATCTCTCGGTTCCTGTTCTGACGCGACTCGGGCGCGCCTGATGTACGGGGTGCGGGGGTTTCGGAGACCGGTGGGGTCATCGTCGGGACCTGATTCATGGGGTCGTGCGTCGCTGGGCGATCGATGGTGCCGAGGGTGCTCATGCCGTGACCGGGTTCTTGCGCGGACGGCCACGCGGCCGCTTGCGGGCCACCACTACGCCCTGGACGAAGAGCTCGCCGCCCCAGACGCCCCAGGGCTCACGGCGGTCTTTCGCCCCGGCGAGGCAGGCCTCACGCAGCGGACAGGTCTGGCACAGGGACTTCGCGTACTCGACGTCGGCCGGGGACTCGGCGAAGAAGACCTCCGGGTCGTAGGAGCGGCACGGTACGGCGACACCCAGGTTCTCGATGGCCTCATCGAGTTCGGTGAGGGCGGTGAGCGGGGTCAAGGAGTCCTCCGAGGAGTCAGGCGGGCGGTTCAGGTCGGTGGCTACGGACGGGGCGTGCGCATTGAGTTGCACGGTGGTGTGTTCCTCGTCTCTTGGTCCGGCTGGTGGCCGGGCTCTGGCAAATCAAAAGGGCCGCGGATCCCGGTGTGGGTTCCGCGGCCCTGGAAGGTGCCGACCTGATTCTGGATCAGGCTGGATAACTCCAGGGTTCGAGCCTGCGGAGGGCCCACTTCTTG
This window contains:
- a CDS encoding WhiB family transcriptional regulator, which gives rise to MQLNAHAPSVATDLNRPPDSSEDSLTPLTALTELDEAIENLGVAVPCRSYDPEVFFAESPADVEYAKSLCQTCPLREACLAGAKDRREPWGVWGGELFVQGVVVARKRPRGRPRKNPVTA